A single Ochrobactrum sp. BTU1 DNA region contains:
- a CDS encoding DUF1622 domain-containing protein yields MNAGAERGEFVSLIAPILEPMASALEFFGVSVIIIGVAVATLIYLKDVFVVSGENAYTRYRANLGRGILLGLEILIGADIIATIISPLTWESVGLLGLIVLIRTFLSFSLEAEIDGEWPWKRRRRERNIAGGD; encoded by the coding sequence ATGAATGCGGGTGCGGAACGCGGCGAATTTGTAAGTCTGATTGCGCCAATACTGGAGCCAATGGCATCCGCGCTTGAGTTCTTCGGTGTCTCCGTCATCATTATCGGCGTGGCCGTTGCAACGCTTATCTATCTCAAGGATGTGTTCGTTGTATCGGGCGAGAATGCCTATACCCGCTACCGCGCAAATCTCGGTCGCGGCATTCTGCTTGGCCTCGAAATCCTGATCGGTGCCGACATTATCGCTACCATCATTTCGCCGCTCACGTGGGAAAGCGTTGGCTTGCTGGGCCTTATCGTTCTGATCAGAACCTTCCTCAGCTTTTCGCTGGAAGCGGAGATCGACGGCGAATGGCCATGGAAGCGCCGTCGCCGCGAGCGGAACATCGCAGGCGGCGACTAA
- a CDS encoding Xaa-Pro peptidase family protein, translated as MSQIDRTRSQSLLRAAGLDALALFQPENFRYATGVAAGVATMWGRAGSAIALVPADENAKLGVVISDHAYAAAAHLGDRIDFRTHRIWIDMVTVENARTIEDINVAYRQANNVGPRAETFDQDAAFRLLSDLLAERGLSKARIGVDLEFMPAADFAALKKALPSVEWQDASILFKRLRLIKNAREIEYLRNAAHYAESGLENMLNTARRGSSLNALSAAWLDGATQEASQNGQVLSGHWAYISTGPDLQDMKAELKEGDLVKADVGTLINGYSSDGARTYVCGKPDPLASEIYKVLQESFAVGEALLKPGTRFCDVHAAMLGIMRKRGFSEYYRGHFGHSVGAAVGIEEWPFISSSNEMLIEPNMVLALETPFYANGLGALMIEEQFLITESGAQSMNRLSRELLSIG; from the coding sequence ATGAGCCAGATTGATCGCACCAGAAGCCAGTCTCTTCTGAGAGCAGCAGGGCTTGATGCGCTTGCGCTGTTTCAGCCCGAAAACTTCCGCTATGCGACTGGTGTTGCAGCCGGTGTTGCGACGATGTGGGGTCGGGCGGGTTCGGCAATTGCGCTGGTGCCAGCCGATGAAAATGCAAAACTCGGCGTGGTCATCAGCGATCATGCCTATGCTGCTGCCGCGCATCTTGGCGACAGAATCGATTTCCGCACCCACCGCATCTGGATTGATATGGTGACGGTAGAAAATGCCAGAACAATTGAAGACATCAATGTGGCCTACAGGCAGGCAAACAATGTCGGCCCGCGCGCCGAGACATTTGATCAGGATGCAGCTTTCAGGCTTTTAAGTGATCTGCTGGCAGAGCGTGGGCTTTCCAAAGCGCGTATCGGTGTTGATCTGGAGTTCATGCCAGCAGCTGATTTTGCAGCTCTCAAAAAAGCACTTCCATCGGTTGAGTGGCAAGATGCTTCCATTCTCTTCAAGCGCCTGCGCCTTATCAAGAATGCGCGGGAAATCGAGTATCTGCGAAATGCAGCCCATTATGCAGAAAGCGGGCTGGAAAATATGCTGAACACCGCCAGACGTGGTTCCAGCCTGAATGCGCTTTCAGCAGCCTGGCTTGATGGTGCCACACAGGAAGCCAGCCAGAATGGTCAGGTTCTTTCCGGGCATTGGGCTTATATCTCGACCGGCCCTGATCTTCAGGACATGAAGGCCGAGCTTAAAGAAGGTGATCTTGTGAAAGCCGATGTCGGCACGCTCATCAACGGTTATTCTTCAGATGGTGCGCGCACTTATGTCTGCGGTAAGCCCGATCCGCTTGCCAGCGAGATCTACAAGGTGTTGCAGGAAAGCTTTGCGGTGGGCGAAGCGCTGTTAAAGCCCGGTACGCGGTTCTGCGATGTCCATGCGGCAATGCTTGGCATCATGCGTAAGCGCGGTTTCAGCGAATATTATCGCGGCCATTTTGGCCATTCGGTGGGTGCGGCCGTTGGCATTGAAGAATGGCCGTTTATCTCAAGCAGCAACGAAATGCTGATTGAACCAAACATGGTGCTGGCGCTGGAAACACCGTTTTACGCCAATGGGCTCGGTGCGCTGATGATCGAAGAACAGTTTCTGATAACCGAAAGCGGTGCGCAAAGCATGAACAGGCTTTCGAGGGAGCTGCTATCCATCGGCTAG